ACAGCAGCCAGCCTTAAAGTAAAAGAAACCTGCAGGGAAAAAAAGTTATTAGATATACACCCTACTTTCAGTTTTAGTTCACGGCTCGCATATGAGAGTGATACTTTCTGGCATAATGCCCTGAAGATGCTCCTGCACTGTGCTGGATCATCATATTACAAGATTTGGAATTGTCAGGATTCTTCTGCATCTCACTAGGATAGTGACATCACCACCTGCAGTATGAAGTTGGGGTAAGGCTAGTGTATGTACTAACATTTTTTCAATATATttgcatttaaacaaaaaaaaaaaaaaataataatatatatataattttatatatatatgggagGTGCCCTGATATATTAAGTAGACCTTGCATTTTACCTAAAGGTCCATTTTCCTATGCCAATATCAGAGTGCCTAGGCAAAGCCGTGCAAACAGTTAAGAATAGATAAATCCAGTAACTATATAACATTACCCCAACACTGATTATGCAGTAAAGGTATTCaatgatagctttttttttttctagcagtttGGTAGTACAGGTTTTGGTATTTTATCCAGTGAAAGGCTCAGAATATAATACTTACAAATATATAAGACAACAATATAATCAAAAGCATTAAATTGAGCAGTATCTTACCTTTTCCTGTTTGCCATCTGGAATTAAACTTTCAGCAGTTTTTTGCTTTTGTAACAGCTGCTTCCTCCTTTCTTGGCGTTTGGCACGTTTTTGGAAATCTTCAATGTGTATGTTTAAATGGAAGGTTAGCTCAGCGATACTGCTTAATTTGACATTGCAGTGTTTGCACTGATAAATGGTTGTATAGGAACGGGTACCTGTGGTACCCACAATGGAGAAGTCCCTCTTTATGTCTTTGCAGTGATGGTCTGTGTAGTGCATGCAGAGAAGTTCAGCTGTGCTAAAAGACAACTTAAAGCATTTGATACATCTAAATGGAAGCAATTCTTGTTCTTGGGTTTCCGAGTCCTCTGATGGTACATCGATTTCAGCTTTTTCTTCCAAACAGCTTAGGCTCTCATTTTCTTCACCATATACAAGTGTAAAATAACTACCAAGCTTACTAGCATGCTGTTTTTTGGGGAAAACTCCAGGATGCCTTTTTATATAATGTGATACAATCCCTTTTTTGCTATAAGACTGAAATGCACAAAGTGAACATTTTTTCTTCTCAATGGCCTTTTTCAAATCATCACTCATTTCAGAAGAATCTTCATTATCAGGGGTAGAAATTACAACTTTGTCTTGTATATCATCATTTACAGTTCTAGATGCGGCTAGACAATGTGTATAGTATGCATCTATGTCATGCCGTTTCTGGTAATGTGCAGCAAGACCTTTTCGAATAGGATTAGTATAAGAACAAAGTGCACATGTGAACAAATTATTTTTGCCTTCTGGTTGAGCTCGGACATTATTATGTTTTATACGATAGTGCCTTGCGATCCCTTTTCTGGTAGAGCAGAAATATTTACACAGCTGACATCTGAAGACAGTGTGTGGGTTAATGTTCTTGCGTGGTCTGAAGCCAGTAAGCCCAGTAACTTCCCCTGGTTCCAGAGTAACTACTGTGTGAGGAGGTATATGATCAGAGTAAATATCTGGATTGGGACTACAAGCTTCTTTCTCTGTTGTTTTAGAGAGCATGTTAGGTTCTGCTTGATGATGATATTTTTCATAATGAATTTTTAGTTTTTCAAGTGTACCATGGGTGTAGGGGCATAATTTACATCTGTAGGCACCATAACcctgtttaaatattttattattttcttcactttCATTTTGAGTTGATTCATTAGGTGGTTCTACATCGTGCACAAAATCTTCAGCTGTGACCTTTATTAAAGGATGCCGTTTTTGGTAGTGGGTAAGAACACCGTGAATACGTGTGTTAATGTATGGGCAATGTCTACATTTATACACTGCTCCTGGGTTAATGTCTACATCCTGTGCAAAATCAGCAGCTTTAACCTTCATGCCAGGATGCTTCTTACCATAGTGTGTTAGAAGGCCATGTAAATTGTTGTATTCAGATAAGCAGACTGCGCACTGATAAGGTGAAGAAGACTGGGAAGAGGACAGCTGTGCATTTTTTTCTTGCAGTAAACTGGAGTCATCTCCACTCTCCAAAAGCGGTTCTAGGTttatggaatctttatgggtagacgCAGTCTGTAATGACAATTCTTCGAAATGTGACCTTTGTACAGCTCCTTTCTCCTTTATGATGTCAAGAAGTACGGATTCATCTCCTTTCAACGCCCATGGATGGAAAGATTGATAGTGATTAGTGATATCCCATATAGAAGGAGCTTCAAAGTTACAGTCTCTGCAATTATAGGATTTGGTTTCAGGTGTTACTTGTGCAGGTGTAGGATCAGGTCCTGCGCACAACTTTGTTGCCATATAGGTATAATCCACATAGTGCTCGGGATGCCTCCTTTGGTAATGTTCAAGAAGACCGCTTGGCTCTGAATGAGAATAAATACACCATTCACAGTGATAACCTGCTTGAATAAATCCATCTAAGAAAGCCCATTTCAAAATTGAAGTCACTGTAGCCTTGAGAGTAGGATGATCTTTCTTCATATGTTTTCTCAGTGAATAAACATATGGTGTGGAAAATGAACACTGCCTACATTTGAGACTTCTAAGTTTTGTCTTTTCTGACTCTGTAATAGAAGGTGCATTTTGTGTACTAGTAGCTTTCTTTTGGCCTTGTTCACAAAGACTTCTTATTGCAGCTGTATGTTGCCTAACAGTATCTGCATTTACCTTGTAGTCTTTGTGCTTCTTTTGATAATGTATAAGAACTCCTTTGACGGTTTGATTTCCATAGTCacaatgttgacagaaaaacatCTCATTATCTTTGGGCTGACTTCTTTTTTTTGTGCTCTGCACTGAAACAGGTTGCGGTTTTCCTGGTGCATGGTGTTGGCCTTCTACATTTCTTAGCGACTCAGATGTTGGTGGTGCCTGTCGAATATACTTAGCAGTTACTTTAATTTCAGGATGCCTCTTTTGATAATGCACCAATACTCCAACAACAGAGCGGTTACTATATGAACAATGTTTGCAGTAATATAGCTCAACATTTACTTCTGGGTGGGAAGCCACATTGGTAATACTGGGAGTAACAGAAGCACCTCCATCAAATGCCAACTGAGAAATGGCTGTTCCACTATCCACAGGAACAACACGCATTGTTTTTTGAATCCTGAAATAAGATGCCTTCTCATCAGGATGCTTTTTCTGACAGTGAACTAAAACAGAATGCATGTTTGGACTTGCAAATCCACAAATGTCACAATCATAAACTACAACATTGTTAACAGAAGGACTCTTCTGGTTGTCATTCTCTGTAGCAAATGGCTTTGGGGTATTTTTAGTAAAGGATGTTGTAGAGTTATTGCCATGACTTGATGGAGTGGATGTCAACATGTTTTTTGGAGCAGAATTTAAGATTTCTCTTAACGTTTGCGACTCAGAATTAAGGTCTTCTGATTGGTCAACAACATAACTCGAAAATATCATAGCATTATTGATTTTTACAGTTGGATGCATTCTTTGGTAGTGTGGCATCAAGCTCCGAACATTAGGGCTTGTGTATGAACAAAAACGGCATTTATAAATCAGATCTGACTGGTCAAAATTGAGAACATTCATTGCTTCAGGATGGTGCTCTGTATAGTGCTGTTGCAAATCCTCAAAATTGTTATAGTCAATATAGCATTCAAGACATCTGTATACAGCACTGTGATCATTAGGATCCAAGATATACCTAAAACTGAACTTTATGTAGGGATGCATGCGTTGATAATGAGTACTAACACTTCGGGCAGATTTGTTGCTGAAATCACAGTGTTTGCAGTAATATAACCTTCCAGATTCATCATTGAAATCCAGATTTTCACCTAGTTGGTCACTCTCATAGAAACTGGACTGGTTTAAAGCAAGAGAAGAATTTTGTTCTTGGTCTTTCATACTAGCAGACTGGTAGTAATAATCCTCATCATCGTCTGATAATGTCAACTCAATTTCTGCACTATTGCCTCCAGAATAATTGTTCTGAATGTTTCTAAAGTTTGTGTTCTTTGGGGACATTCCAATATCTCTATTCCACATGTGTTGCATAGCATACTGATCTCCTGACTCTATCTGTTCTGATGGATCCTCCTCTTTGTCCAATTCTACTTCTATTTCCACTTCATTCTCCTCATCATCTTCATCGTCTTCCACATTAATAACTGCATCCTCCTTGTGTTTGCTTTGGTTGATCTTGCTCTGAAGATTGCTTGCAATTTCATCAATTCTagttcttttcttcacaggtgacaAGTCCAAAGGAAACTCACTTGATCCTTTCCGAGACGTCTTGGCtacaaaattatttttggaagaTAATCCTAAAATAGATGTTTGACTCTTTCTTACTGTGCTAGAGTCAGTCAAATCTGTTTCATCACCTTGCATTTGATGTACCAGATTACCACTACTATTTGGCAAGTTGTCACAGAATGAATGTTTATGTTGTTGGTGAACACGCagaccttttaaagtggttgtagaatAATTGCACATAGTGCATTTGTATGGGTTCTGCTGAGAAGAGTCTGCTAtgcttccaggttttttgccatTTATACTGTTACTCTCATATGCTTCATTTAATGACGAAGACATGCTTTCACTAAGTGAATTAATGGGATCCCACTCTGATGATGTACCACCATGGCACTGCTTGTGTACACCAAGCTTGAGGGGACTTTTGCAAGAAAAGGGACATTCATCACATTTGTAAACAGGGGTTTTTCCAGACAAGTGGATATTTTCAATATGACGAGAGATACTTCGTCGATGCATTGTGAGAAATGGGCAAAATGGACATTGAAATCTGTTCATAAACCTTCTAAAGGGAATTCCCTTTGTCTCCAACAGTTTGTTGTTCTCAGATCCCAACAGTGGTTCTCCAGACATTCCAAGTTCCATTGAACCTAAACCATTTTCCCCATCAATGTCAATATAGTCATCATCTGAGCTTGAATCGTTAAAAAAACTGTTCTCATCCATATCCATCATCGAACTGGATCTTTCTGACATTTCATAGGGAGACCTTTCTGACATATTCAAAAGGCCAGGATTTGTGGCCAGCTTTGGTTGTTTCACTGGAACATGTGGCATTGACTGATATTTTGATGGATTACCACTTGGAAGATTACTCACAGGATTTCTATAGGCAGACATACTAGCATTAGCTGTATCATGTGTTGCCATGTTTAGAGGCATATAACTAGATCCAGGATTGGGTATTTGAGAACTTCTATTTTGTAGATCTGATATATTCAGTCCATCCTGTCTTAAACTTGATAGGATTTTGACCATTCCCCGGTGTTTCTTCATCATGTGATCACACCAACGCTCCCGCCGTGGCGTCTGGTAACTGCACCATTCACAGCAGAAGTTCCCTCTAGACTTCGTTAGAGGTTTTACCATAGATTCTAGAATGCTGCGTTCTACAACTTCAGCTGGTAGTTCTTTACATGTTTCTTGCATTGGCATTGATACAGGGGGGGTTTGGGAAACTGAAGTTGCTTGCATTTCTTTTAAGCTATTTTTGTGGTACATTTTCTGATGCTTAATTATTCTTGCCCTTCTTGGTGACTTGTATGTGCAAAACTGACAAGAGAAGACTTTGCCAAAACCATCATGTAGCATAATATTATAATTTACATTTCCAGGACCTCCAGGGCTCCCTCCTCCAGGTCCATGGACTTTTTTAGTATGCTCCACAAGGAGGTATTTAGATCTAAAATAGCGAATACAGAATTTGCACTGAAAAAACTTATTGGTTGGCTTAGAACTGCTGGCAGAAGGTTGACTATAGAATCCAAGGCCCTGACTGTAGTATGATCCAGTAGTTGCTTGTGGAGTAGTCTGATCTGAAAGAAATAAGGGAACAAGAAAAATTAGTTCTAAAATACATTCTCTATACAAAGCGCAATCTAAAACTGACATGAAAACAGGCAACCTCTTAGTTATTCTATTTATGATCAGACACCACTCTCATATGGAATAAGAAATGATTGGTCTGATGGGTAGTAGGCAACATGAGAAAATGTAGACTCACAGTGATCACTGGGGTAAACAAACGAATTCTCAAAATATATTTAACCCACCATGAGTTTCTTCTGTAGGCACAAATTCATCTTTCATAGAAGGAAACACAGCTTCTGACTGGCTGGTGGAATTCGTACCCACAGATCTAGCCTGACTAGAGCTTTCCTCAGTAACGTCTGTGGGCTGCAAAAATGCTGTATGAACATCTTGTATGTGAGCCTTTAGATCTTCATAGGATTGAGCTCTGAAGTCACAGCCATCACACTGAAGAACCTCCATGTTCtaatgttatttttttacattaggAAATTCTGAAAGAGAAAGAACATACAAACTTGTTATACATTGTGCAACAGGATCTGCAAAGTTATCTCACTGAAAATTTTAAACATTTGCAGGGCTATTAAGTGTAGTTTGGTTAAGTGGTGTATCCGCCTCTTGGTTGTAGTACACCAAAGACAATAGAGCAGAAAAAAAGTGATTGTTGCACATTGAATAATTGCCATTCAAACACATTATTTTAACTAAGACATGGGTGCTACTGAACTTTGTCTTCATTAAGAGGAAGTCAACATTCCaataagacaaaaagaaaaaaaatgatactcTTAATCTAGCAAAATACAGAAAATGTGGCACCATTGATACACATGGTAATGCCTGCCTGCTAATTAGGTGGGAATGGTAAGTAGTACAGTAAAATTGTTCCATCAACCTGTTGGAGCATACACACATGAACATAGTGACACTGACCAAaattatttccaaatgatcattACATAATTTAAATGAACCTAATCCAATGTAATTTAATTCAACCTATATCTCCAATATTTGGTGATTCTGGAATAACTTCCTAAATCAGTCTGGAAAATATCAGCCTTAATTGCTATTGGATAATAAAACATAACTTTGTACATCATCTCCCACTGACTAGGGAAAGATTGCCTAAAACTTACTAGACAGTGTATGTGcacgttaaaaaaaatgtgtcaaagaaAGAAACTcataaggctgatttactaaaaggacTTAAACACACAAAAGTGTGAACATTCATTTTAattatccagttatgtgcaaaaaaaaagtaaatcagacattttattttcacatgaatggatatttttacattgtgTGAACATTCCCAagccctttagtaaatcagcccccttTTGTCTCTAACTATAGTCTCTTAGTTACACGTGTTAGGCGTGAATGATACAACACTTGCATTCTGCAGATGCATGCTtcagcctaaagcctagtacacacgtgcTGAATGTCAGGTGGCATCGGCCGATTAAAGAGAAACCGTCTGACGTTCAACCTGTGTGCACTGCAGACAGTCCGACATATGTTGAAGGAGCACAATCGAAAAAAAgaggtctgccgattggctcccagccaatgactgaaatcgctgactggagtgttctggcaagTGGggcagtccaccctgtcaaaacacaataccACAGCAGggcagattgctgtactaacatcacatagcttgtacagcggctcctcctgagctgtcaagtttttttttcattcagccctggttgataaaaaaaaaaaatgagtgtaccaggcttaagtcaaTTGTTTTATTTAGCCtctcccaaaaaaaatgtgtgtaccaggcttaagtcaaTTGTTTTATTTATCCTCTCCCAGTGCTGTGTGGATGAAACCACCCATCATATCAGAAGAGGTGCAAGCTCTCACCAACTCTTTCTGGTCTTAAACCAGGTCGCCTGGATACAATGCATGTAATCCAGTAATCAGAGGCAGAAGTGGATATGATATTCCTCACAGGCcataaaaacacccccccccccccccccaaaaaaaaaaaaaaaaaaaaaaaaaacagggtatcCCAGGTACCTTCACAAGTGCAGAAGTGCTTTGCAATTATACACTAAAGTTACAATTTTTTAATTAGGCTTTGCCACATTCAACTATACTAATGAATCCCTGTTAGCTAGCCAAACTCGATTTTAATTAAAGGTCCACAAATCAATGAGCAACAAAGCTTAAAAGCTATGTTCACTTTTTTAAGAAAATtgcctatgcagtcaaggggccccagtaggtaaaaaaaaaaactatgcagctttgataaatgatttttttttttgccaagtctGTAGGCTGTGTGTGCTCCCAACCCTGAAGCCTGGATAAAAAACTTCAATGGTTAGAACTCTCTCATCCTGCCTTCTTGCGAGTATGTTCCAGCATTATTATAGCCCTATCTATCAGTCAGGGCTCTTTGTCTGCTATCTGATTAATCAGTGTAAGCAATCATTAAGACCAGCACCCCCTAGTACCACAGGAGAGAGCACCACCCTGTTCTTTTTTTGGGCTGTACATGTGCAGGATATATCTTTTTCTATTGCAGCTGCTGAACTTATAGGCGACAggagagaaaaaacacaaaaacagcttTCAAAGGATATAATAAAACAGAGATAAAAAAACATAATTGCAATTAATCTGGTATGTTTGGCTGAAATTTGCTTTGTTTCATCTAAACCCACAGCTTGTCTTTATTTTACCTCCTGTAGATCTTTGCGGTGGATACAAATTGCCAAAAACGTCAGGCTCTGAGTTTTCTGAACACAGGGCTGGATTGTGTGATAAAGGTTGATATCTGCTGTAGATCAAATTACAAAACATGAAACCCCACCCCATGGCTCTCCAGCACAGTCCATTACATAGCAAAGCCCTTTTATACCCAAAAAGCAGATGACTTCTGCTTTCAAGGCTCCATGCAAAAGAAGCAGTTCATCCAGTTTTTTTCAACCTCTACCCTTCCCCCAGCTTAGACCTTTCTTCCCAGATAAAGAACGCACTGCTCTGTTAAATAGCTCCAGTACATTTTTTAGAGAGAGAAGACAAGGCTTTACAGAAGCTGGAAAGCTCACCTGCTTTAGAAGCAGCCATTTTAACACAGTGAATAACAAACATGTAGCCTAAACATAACATGGCTCACAAGACATCTTCCTCTGCTCAAAACACACAACCCATGCAAAAAAATATCTAGCAATAAAACATAACCCTGGTTCTAAAAAGGAACATGTGCCCCTTTTGCTACAGAACAAAAAGCAAGGATTAGTAGAAAACATTGCATGAGCTTGCAACAAAGATTTTAGGTCAGACTAAAAACTAGTCTTTTCTGCACCCTTTATAAGTAGGTATACCAAGAAAGAAAGAAACCACCAGATCAAAAGGTACATAAAAATAGGTCATATGAAAATAACTCCAATTCTCATGGTAGTTGTCTTCTTTCTGCAGAAGGACATCTAACCGCTTGCTAGATTCCAAagtctaagagccggttcacactgggacgacttgtcagggaCCTAGCCGCCTGaaaagtcgcgtcccgttctgtacaatggaaccgttttaataggagcgacgcaagtcgctccgacttagaaaaaggttcttgtgctactttgggggcgacttgaggcgacttgcattgacttctatatagaagtcctTTGCAAGTCGCCACTGCTGTTGTGTGCAGGtcacctgaggcagtcgcgctgcaagtcgtgctgcctcagtgtgaactggctcttacacTTCATGtccactagcagctcctaaacttgagtttaggagcttttggcatttttttgccaaagctcctaacctaaactcaactccataaaaggcTACACTATGTTActgaaagtattgggacacctgcctttacacgcacatgaaatttcatggcatcccagtcttatgccgcgtacacacggtcggacttttcgtctacaaaagtccgacagcctgtccgacagacttccggcggacttccggcggactttcggcggacttgcagcagactttctaacgaacggacttgcctacacacgaccacacaaaagtccgacggattcgtacgtgatgacgtacaccggactaaaataaggaagttcatagccagtagccaatagctgccctagcatgggtttttgtccgtcggactagcacacagacgagcggatttcggggtccgtcgtagttacgacgtaaagatttgaagcatgtttcaaatctaaagtccgtcggatttgaggctgaaaaagtctgctgaaagtccggagaagcccacacacgatcggattaccagccagctttagtccgtcggcgtccgttggacttttgtagatgaaaagtccgaccgtgtgtacgcggcattagtctttagggttcaatattgagctggcccactctttgcagctataacagcttcatctcttcttggaaggctgtccacagggtttaggagtgtgtctaagggatcgattgaccattcttccagaagcacatttgtgagggcaggcactgatgtggacgagaaggcctggctcgcagtctccgctctaattgtcccaaaggtgttctatcgggttgaggtcaggactcaagttcttccacctcaaactcactcatccatgttcttatggaccttgctttgtgtactggtgtgcagtcatgttgaaacaggaagggccatccccaaactgttccgacaaagttgagagcatgaaattgtccaaaatgtctttgtatgctgacgcattaagatttcccttcacagtaactaaggggtcaagcccaacccctgaaaaacagtcccacaccataatcccccctccaccaaatggtttggaccagtgcacaaagcaacatccataaagacatggatgagcgagtttggtttgGAGGAACTTTACTAGCCGCCTGaaaagtcgcgtcccgttctgtacaatggaaccgttttaataggacctgacctcaacccaatagaaaacctttgggaagaattggcctggcctgcacagagtcctgacctcaacccaatagaaaacctttgggaagaattagagggcagactgcaagccaggtcttctcatccaacatcagtgcctgcctcacaaatacacttctggaagaatggtcaaacattcccatagacacacaaaaccttgtggacagccttcccagaagagttgaagcggttatagctgcaaagggtgggccaactctatctCAAGCcatgcggactaagactgggatgctattaaagtt
This window of the Aquarana catesbeiana isolate 2022-GZ linkage group LG01, ASM4218655v1, whole genome shotgun sequence genome carries:
- the ZNF462 gene encoding zinc finger protein 462 isoform X2: MEVLQCDGCDFRAQSYEDLKAHIQDVHTAFLQPTDVTEESSSQARSVGTNSTSQSEAVFPSMKDEFVPTEETHDQTTPQATTGSYYSQGLGFYSQPSASSSKPTNKFFQCKFCIRYFRSKYLLVEHTKKVHGPGGGSPGGPGNVNYNIMLHDGFGKVFSCQFCTYKSPRRARIIKHQKMYHKNSLKEMQATSVSQTPPVSMPMQETCKELPAEVVERSILESMVKPLTKSRGNFCCEWCSYQTPRRERWCDHMMKKHRGMVKILSSLRQDGLNISDLQNRSSQIPNPGSSYMPLNMATHDTANASMSAYRNPVSNLPSGNPSKYQSMPHVPVKQPKLATNPGLLNMSERSPYEMSERSSSMMDMDENSFFNDSSSDDDYIDIDGENGLGSMELGMSGEPLLGSENNKLLETKGIPFRRFMNRFQCPFCPFLTMHRRSISRHIENIHLSGKTPVYKCDECPFSCKSPLKLGVHKQCHGGTSSEWDPINSLSESMSSSLNEAYESNSINGKKPGSIADSSQQNPYKCTMCNYSTTTLKGLRVHQQHKHSFCDNLPNSSGNLVHQMQGDETDLTDSSTVRKSQTSILGLSSKNNFVAKTSRKGSSEFPLDLSPVKKRTRIDEIASNLQSKINQSKHKEDAVINVEDDEDDEENEVEIEVELDKEEDPSEQIESGDQYAMQHMWNRDIGMSPKNTNFRNIQNNYSGGNSAEIELTLSDDDEDYYYQSASMKDQEQNSSLALNQSSFYESDQLGENLDFNDESGRLYYCKHCDFSNKSARSVSTHYQRMHPYIKFSFRYILDPNDHSAVYRCLECYIDYNNFEDLQQHYTEHHPEAMNVLNFDQSDLIYKCRFCSYTSPNVRSLMPHYQRMHPTVKINNAMIFSSYVVDQSEDLNSESQTLREILNSAPKNMLTSTPSSHGNNSTTSFTKNTPKPFATENDNQKSPSVNNVVVYDCDICGFASPNMHSVLVHCQKKHPDEKASYFRIQKTMRVVPVDSGTAISQLAFDGGASVTPSITNVASHPEVNVELYYCKHCSYSNRSVVGVLVHYQKRHPEIKVTAKYIRQAPPTSESLRNVEGQHHAPGKPQPVSVQSTKKRSQPKDNEMFFCQHCDYGNQTVKGVLIHYQKKHKDYKVNADTVRQHTAAIRSLCEQGQKKATSTQNAPSITESEKTKLRSLKCRQCSFSTPYVYSLRKHMKKDHPTLKATVTSILKWAFLDGFIQAGYHCEWCIYSHSEPSGLLEHYQRRHPEHYVDYTYMATKLCAGPDPTPAQVTPETKSYNCRDCNFEAPSIWDITNHYQSFHPWALKGDESVLLDIIKEKGAVQRSHFEELSLQTASTHKDSINLEPLLESGDDSSLLQEKNAQLSSSQSSSPYQCAVCLSEYNNLHGLLTHYGKKHPGMKVKAADFAQDVDINPGAVYKCRHCPYINTRIHGVLTHYQKRHPLIKVTAEDFVHDVEPPNESTQNESEENNKIFKQGYGAYRCKLCPYTHGTLEKLKIHYEKYHHQAEPNMLSKTTEKEACSPNPDIYSDHIPPHTVVTLEPGEVTGLTGFRPRKNINPHTVFRCQLCKYFCSTRKGIARHYRIKHNNVRAQPEGKNNLFTCALCSYTNPIRKGLAAHYQKRHDIDAYYTHCLAASRTVNDDIQDKVVISTPDNEDSSEMSDDLKKAIEKKKCSLCAFQSYSKKGIVSHYIKRHPGVFPKKQHASKLGSYFTLVYGEENESLSCLEEKAEIDVPSEDSETQEQELLPFRCIKCFKLSFSTAELLCMHYTDHHCKDIKRDFSIVGTTGTRSYTTIYQCKHCNVKLSSIAELTFHLNIHIEDFQKRAKRQERRKQLLQKQKTAESLIPDGKQEKDDAEVEVSNTEVEKEPEESKPVAEEASIEVKKEVKLPKRCRIGGYPCKQCDRVLMSMQGLRSHERSHLALAMFTREDKYSCQFCSFVSAFRHNLDRHLQEHHGHYKPFKCKHCPFKTSSNSRLKTHIAKAHGGEHAYKCSFCSISKMTISQLKDHCIKVHGKTLTLPKLRTMVPSSPRAKQSTRIGKEGADEATYSEPPDVQQQLNHYQSAALARNNSNNSPGPLPVVTIALEHKEDFILKCEFCDFSSGYIQSIRRHYRDKHGGKKLFKCKDCNYYTCYKSAFTMHVDAGHSSVPQEGPKDLRCPLCLYHTKYKHNMIDHIVLHREERVVPIEVCRSKLSKQLEGVVFRCDKCTFTCSSDENLQQHIEKHNELRPYKCQLCYYEAKQNEELNSHLTEEHKVCRNFELVGLVNLDQLEQMRDKTEASSSDEEESAAKPEGAMQVPDANVAAEEKRLPCEFCGRTFALRTEWEKHVLRHGMTVVAVENRKENEENRKPKENVGDTYNEAKLAEESIDTSQQTKTSCLKNFVVTKME